Proteins from a single region of Mus pahari chromosome 2, PAHARI_EIJ_v1.1, whole genome shotgun sequence:
- the LOC110316595 gene encoding cytosolic carboxypeptidase 3-like yields the protein MSEDSEEEDYSDRSISDDDELDEDSFMKFVSDDIHPCTLLAADSIGDPFFPRTTQILLEYQLGRWVPRLRGPRDLYGVSSSGPLSPTRWPYHCEVIDEKVQHIGMFLEVWGIQTLANLSILMLMRTLCNNCMKYNISHMYK from the exons ATGTCAGAAGATTCAGAAGAGGAGGACTATTCTGATAGAAGTATCAGTGATGACGATGAATTg gatGAGGATTCATTCATGAAATTTGTAAGTGATGATATTCATCCGTGTACACTACTAGCAG CTGATTCTATTGGTGACCCATTCTTCCCTCGGACTACACAGATTTTATTGGAGTATCAGCTAGGAAGATGGGTACCACGCCTTCGCGGACCACGAGATTTATATGGTGTCTCTTCTTCTGGTCCACTGAGCCCAACACGGTGGCCATACCACTGTGAGGTCATTGATGAAAAAGTCCAGCATATTGGTATGTTTTTAGAAGTTTGGGGGATTCAGACATTAGCAAACTTATCAATCTTGATGTTAATGAGGACACTATGTAACAACTGCATGAAGTATAATATAAGccacatgtataaataa